The Arachis hypogaea cultivar Tifrunner chromosome 16, arahy.Tifrunner.gnm2.J5K5, whole genome shotgun sequence genome contains a region encoding:
- the LOC112755241 gene encoding uncharacterized protein, producing the protein MESIISNQILLKEKLGFFGILKEAAKIPFKNLNFIIFTCLTLLPLLYSLSIYESMFTQTIIEAAKVLREEAEAQAKMESDCILCSHLSWVEWTHVTNLDYLIGKISQKLVILVLSHIGILHLCDLISTIATVNSSSLLYAGHKADSSLKEMFTKHVMDARLKGPLITSIYAMLFASVSLLGLFSLLLYVYVMGATSPLFMIIFLIMFVAMLGKYLEWLAVWDMGVVISILEEKEGDVAIVISSYLSGDNRRTGIFLMAGFVLWRVILRVMYVFLALNGGGSKIWVLVVHVVLFGFTNVFKWVCFVVYYVDCKKIRSKKEVSLVRGDGVLSV; encoded by the coding sequence ATGGAGAGTATTATAAGTAACCAAATATTATTGAAAGAGAAACTTGGATTCTTTGGGATCCTCAAAGAAGCTGCGAAAATCCCTTTCAAAAATCTCAATTTCATCATCTTCACCTGCCTCACTTTGCTTCCTCTGCTTTACTCTCTATCCATCTACGAAAGCATGTTTACGCAAACAATAATCGAAGCTGCCAAAGTGTTGCGGGAAGAAGCTGAAGCTCAAGCTAAAATGGAAAGTGATTGCATACTCTGCTCTCACCTGAGTTGGGTTGAGTGGACACATGTAACCAATCTTGATTATTTAATTGGCAAAATTTCTCAGAAACTAGTGATTCTGGTTCTGTCCCACATAGGAATCCTCCATTTGTGCGACCTAATCAGCACAATCGCCACGGTGAATTCATCGTCGCTACTTTATGCAGGGCACAAGGCGGATTCATCTCTTAAAGAAATGTTCACCAAACATGTCATGGACGCAAGGCTTAAAGGACCTCTGATCACTTCAATCTACGCTATGCTTTTCGCCTCGGTGTCCTTGCTGGGGCTATTTTCATTGCTGTTATATGTTTATGTTATGGGCGCTACTTCTCCTTTGTTCATGATCATATTCTTGATTATGTTTGTTGCAATGCTGGGGAAATATCTGGAGTGGCTCGCTGTTTGGGACATGGGCGTTGTGATTTCGATCTTGGAAGAGAAAGAAGGCGACGTGGCAATTGTGATCTCATCATATCTTAGCGGAGATAATCGCCGAACTGGAATCTTCTTGATGGCTGGCTTTGTTCTTTGGAGAGTAATCTTGCGAGTAATGTATGTATTCTTAGCTTTGAATGGTGGAGGAAGTAAAATTTGGGTTTTGGTAGTTCATGTTGTGTTGTTTGGCTTCACAAATGTCTTCAAGTGGGTATGCTTTGTAGTTTACTATGTTGATTGTAAGAAAataagatccaagaaagaggtgTCTCTGGTACGAGGTGATGGAGTATTGTCTGTTTAA
- the LOC112757676 gene encoding uncharacterized protein produces the protein MSSSSPITNYADDDMQDIIFTKRGCLFWIPCFRSKASSSAYGRRCGEEQKSEKKQHSRPKKLKKVKELSKKVFGSKWKKFIRRLKKKNVPRTTLLKKGSFHYDPLSYSLNFDDGKHYEGDDHERYSRNFSYRFASLPASTKSSMDLGNGKDNSLSLM, from the coding sequence ATGTCCTCGTCCTCACCGATAACCAATTATGCTGACGATGACATGCAGGATATTATATTCACCAAAAGAGGTTGTTTATTTTGGATCCCATGCTTTCGATCAAAAGCGTCATCGTCAGCATATGGTCGTCGGTGTGGAGAAGAGCAGAAATCGGAGAAGAAGCAGCATTCGCGGCCCAAAAAACTGAAGAAAGTAAAGGAATTGTCTAAGAAGGTGTTTGGGTCTAAATGGAAAAAGTTTATTCGtcgtttgaagaagaagaatgttcCCAGAACTACATTGTTAAAGAAAGGTTCATTCCATTATGATCCCTTGAGTTATTCCCTCAACTTTGATGATGGAAAACATTACGAAGGTGATGATCATGAACGTTACAGCCGCAATTTTTCATATCGCTTTGCTTCTCTTCCAGCATCAACAAAATCATCCATGGACCTTGGCAATGGCAAGGATAATAGTCTCTCATTGATGTGA
- the LOC112755243 gene encoding RING-H2 finger protein ATL46: MSGRMNKWSHLKMAWIEHSQINRKDGYITNPPPLVSTSPYSGTFQKEPSASTTPSPSTSGAKFSPAVLFIIVILAVLFFISGLLHLLVRFLVKNPSSSSASAQPNRHHEGSLSDTLQRQLQQLFHLHDSGLDQAFIDALPVFQYKEIKGPKEPFDCAVCLCEFSDKDKLRLLPVCSHAFHISCIDTWLLSNSTCPLCRGTLFAPGFSMENPVFDFNDLREDEGCQFPCSNNNNGGKMVAVQETEEAADKGLVAVRLGKFRRVDLEAAEPEGGEASSSNLDARRCFSMGSYQYVLGKSDLRITLNCDHRRQGRGDDNSEEGSVEVEREGKNITSVSRGESYSVSKIWLWSKKGKFSVSSDAHNIGLPSSLNSDLPWMREMEGTSEKV; this comes from the coding sequence ATGAGCGGGAGGATGAATAAGTGGTCCCATTTGAAGATGGCTTGGATTGAACACTCCCAGATCAACCGAAAAGACGGTTACATAACAAACCCACCTCCTCTTGTTTCAACATCCCCATATTCTGGAACTTTCCAGAAAGAACCTTCTGCTTCAACAACACCCTCACCTTCCACATCCGGTGCTAAATTCAGTCCTGCTGTGCTCTTCATCATAGTGATTCTAGCTGTTCTTTTCTTCATCTCCGGTCTCCTTCACCTTCTTGTTAGGTttctcgttaaaaacccttcatCTTCCTCTGCATCTGCTCAACCTAATCGGCACCATGAAGGTTCTCTCTCTGACACTCTTCAGAGGCAGCTTCAGCAGCTTTTCCATCTCCATGACTCTGGTCTTGACCAGGCTTTCATCGATGCGCTTCCTGTTTTCCAGTACAAGGAGATCAAGGGGCCGAAGGAACCTTTCGACTGCGCCGTTTGCCTCTGCGAGTTCTCCGACAAGGATAAGCTCCGGTTGCTCCCTGTGTGCAGCCATGCCTTCCACATCAGCTGTATAGACACATGGCTTCTCTCGAATTCCACTTGCCCACTCTGTAGAGGAACACTCTTCGCGCCGGGGTTTTCCATGGAGAATCCGGTGTTTGATTTCAATGATTTGAGGGAAGATGAGGGCTGCCAGTTCCCCTGTAGTAACAATAACAATGGAGGGAAGATGGTTGCAGTTCAAGAGACTGAAGAAGCTGCGGACAAGGGGCTTGTCGCTGTGAGGCTTGGTAAATTTAGGAGGGTTGATTTGGAGGCGGCCGAGCCGGAAGGTGGAGAGGCTAGTAGTAGTAATTTGGATGCAAGAAGATGTTTCTCAATGGGGTCTTACCAGTATGTACTTGGAAAATCGGATCTCCGGATAACCTTGAATTGTGATCATCGCCGGCAGGGTCGCGGCGATGATAATTCCGAGGAGGGATcagttgaggttgagagggaaggAAAGAACATTACTAGTGTTAGCAGAGGAGAGAGCTATTCTGTTTCCAAAATATGGTTGTGGTCAAAGAAGGGAAAATTTTCAGTTTCTTCAGATGCACACAACATTGGATTACCATCTTCTCTTAATTCAGATTTGCCTTGGATGAGAGAAATGGAAGGTACATCAGAAAAGGTATAA
- the LOC112755244 gene encoding probable inactive receptor kinase At2g26730 translates to MLCNLHPLAASLIYLSLDGNGVHGGIPEEIGSCKQLTQLHLSGNQLSGTLPSSLSKLNNLKSLDISNNKFSGQLHPDLARISTLNMFLAQNNQLSGEIPPFNFSNFDRLDVSFNNFSGVIPDIHGHFTSESFLGNPQLCGDPLPKSCTGSPVPASKDSKERKESPVPAAAAGDNSDEEPKKSSKGPSKEQILMYSGYAAIGALVILLIVWKLCRRKKKEKRIEALNEKVVTQGSAQKASHVSSEYRAGVSRSDFSLTSESGMVSQSLVVLSNSRNTMHELKLEDLLKAPAELIGRGKNGSLYKVVFENGTTVVVKRIIDRSVPGRDFKQRMQILSQVKHPYVLSPLAFYCSKQEKLLVYEYQQNGSLFKLLHGAQKAFDWSSRLGVAATTAEALAFMHQELGQQGISHGNLKSSNILLNKNMEPCISEYGVMGGDDDQQQQHSSSFVSPFTSMSSSDHAAFKADVYGFGVILLELLTGKLVKSEGMELTEWVQSVVREEWTGEVFDRTLISEYASEERMVNLLQVAIRCVNRSPEARPSINQVALIINTIKEEEEKSLIYQV, encoded by the exons ATGCTTTGCAACTTGCATCCCCTGGCTGCATCTCTCATTTATCTTAGTCTCGACGGCAACGGCGTCCACGGAGGCATCCCGGAAGAGATTGGAAGCTGCAAACAACTCACTCAACTACACTTAAGCGGAAACCAACTTTCTGGAACCCTTCCTAGTTCACTTTCCAAGTTAAACAATTTAAAGAGTCTTGATATATCTAACAACAAATTTTCGGGACAGTTACATCCTGATTTGGCTAGAATCTCAACGCTGAATATGTTCCTAGCACAGAATAATCAGCTCAGTGGAGAAATTCCGCCGTTTAATTTCTCTAATTTCGACCGGCTCGATGTCTCCTTCAACAATTTCAGTGGAGTTATTCCAGATATACATGGACATTTCACCTCTGAAAGCTTCCTCGGTAACCCTCAACTCTGTGGTGATCCATTACCAAAGAGTTGCACCGGCTCGCCGGTGCCTGCTAGCAAAGATTCCAAAGAACGGAAGGAATCGCCGGTGCCTGCAGCCGCTGCCGGGGACAATTCTGATGAAGAACCAAAGAAATCATCAAAGGGCCCTTCAAAAGAGCAGATTCTTATGTATTCAGGctatgcggcgatcggagctttaGTGATCCTTTTAATTGTCTGGAAGCTGtgcagaagaaaaaagaaagaaaagagaattgaagcATTGAATGAGAAAGTTGTAACTCAAGGTAGTGCTCAAAAAGCTAGCCATGTTTCAAGTGAATACAGAGCAGGGGTAAGCCGATCAGACTTCTCATTAACTTCCGAGAGCGGCATGGTTTCGCAATCACTCGTGGTTCTTTCGAATTCGAGGAATACTATGCATGAATTGAAATTAGAGGACTTGCTCAAGGCTCCGGCTGAATTGATTGGAAGAGGAAAGAATGGTAGCCTTTATAAGGTGGTTTTTGAAAATGGGACAACGGTGGTTGTGAAAAGGATCATCGATAGGTCTGTTCCCGGCCGCGATTTCAAGCAAAGAATGCAGATTTTGAGTCAAGTGAAGCACCCTTATGTGCTCTCACCTCTTGCTTTCTATTGCTCCAAGCAAGAGAAGCTTTTGGTCTATGAATATCAGCAAAATGGAAGTTTATTTAAGCTTCTACACG GTGCCCAAAAAGCCTTTGACTGGAGCAGCAGGCTTGGAGTTGCAGCTACGACCGCTGAGGCATTAGCTTTCATGCATCAAGAGCTTGGGCAACAAGGTATCTCACATGGCAACCTAAAATCATCCAACATTTTGCTAAACAAGAACATGGAGCCATGCATAAGTGAGTATGGTGTGATGGGTGGAGACGAcgaccaacaacaacaacatagtTCATCTTTTGTTAGTCCTTTCACTTCCATGTCATCATCGGATCACGCGGCCTTCAAGGCCGATGTCTATGGATTCGGCGTCATTCTGCTCGAACTACTCACCGGAAAGTTGGTAAAGAGCGAAGGGATGGAACTGACGGAGTGGGTTCAGTCTGTTGTGAGGGAAGAATGGACGGGTGAAGTGTTTGATAGGACTCTGATATCAGAGTATGCAAGTGAAGAAAGGATGGTGAATTTGCTTCAGGTGGCTATAAGGTGTGTTAATCGTTCCCCTGAGGCTAGGCCAAGTATCAACCAAGTCGCTCTAATCATTAACACTataaaggaggaagaagaaaagtcTTTGATTTATCAAGTGTGA